One window from the genome of Gimesia aquarii encodes:
- a CDS encoding gamma-glutamyl-gamma-aminobutyrate hydrolase family protein — translation MSKKPLIGITGDFRPEQKEAQAISWFYTGYYDSITNAGGIPMMIPPLSDDDDLKQFLNQLDGLVLSGCALDLDPIRLGFEKHPASRAMPLRREDFDRRICTIAMEMKLPLLAIGSGMQLMNVLCGGTLHQHVTEDVPGAMYHRDGVEANLRHIIDIVPGTRVDKMYGPGEIRVNSQHHMAVNYISKMFIVSATAPDGVIEAIEIPDEDWFCVGVQWHPQNHSSSALDMQVFENFLAACEEPEPQILQMPVRRAA, via the coding sequence ATGTCTAAAAAACCTTTAATCGGAATCACTGGAGACTTTCGCCCCGAACAAAAAGAAGCCCAGGCAATCAGCTGGTTTTACACCGGCTATTATGATTCGATCACAAATGCTGGCGGAATTCCCATGATGATTCCGCCTTTGTCTGACGATGATGATTTAAAACAATTCTTGAACCAGCTTGATGGTCTGGTTCTTTCTGGCTGTGCTTTAGATCTGGACCCGATTCGACTGGGGTTTGAAAAGCACCCTGCTTCACGTGCTATGCCACTTCGTCGTGAAGATTTCGATCGCAGAATTTGTACCATCGCTATGGAAATGAAATTACCTCTATTGGCAATCGGTTCTGGAATGCAATTGATGAACGTGCTCTGTGGGGGGACATTGCATCAACATGTGACAGAGGATGTTCCTGGTGCTATGTATCACCGAGATGGTGTTGAAGCAAACTTAAGACATATTATTGATATTGTCCCAGGCACACGTGTTGATAAAATGTATGGACCTGGTGAAATTCGAGTAAACAGTCAGCATCATATGGCTGTCAATTACATTTCAAAGATGTTTATTGTTTCAGCGACGGCCCCGGACGGAGTTATTGAAGCAATTGAAATTCCAGATGAAGATTGGTTCTGCGTGGGTGTGCAATGGCATCCACAAAATCATTCTTCTTCTGCATTGGATATGCAGGTCTTCGAGAACTTCCTGGCTGCCTGTGAAGAGCCGGAACCACAGATTCTCCAGATGCCTGTCCGCAGAGCTGCTTAG
- the tsaE gene encoding tRNA (adenosine(37)-N6)-threonylcarbamoyltransferase complex ATPase subunit type 1 TsaE, translating to MNTTAEWIFKSASESETQRLGVMLAKQLEPGAVIALNGNLGAGKTRLVQAIATALGVNPNEVNSPTFVLIQEYQGELPLYHFDTYRLKDTDEFLELGADDLLYADGVCLIEWADKVAEVLPRDLIQIKIEHTSETARTFYFQGQGPRSVKIVTALQQANDSPTE from the coding sequence TTGAACACAACTGCAGAGTGGATCTTTAAATCAGCAAGCGAATCTGAGACCCAACGTCTGGGAGTCATGCTCGCAAAGCAACTGGAACCGGGTGCGGTGATCGCCTTAAATGGCAACCTGGGCGCAGGCAAAACACGCCTGGTACAAGCGATTGCTACAGCTCTGGGAGTCAATCCCAATGAAGTAAACAGCCCCACATTTGTTCTGATTCAGGAATATCAAGGGGAGCTGCCGCTCTACCACTTCGATACGTATCGTTTGAAAGATACTGATGAATTTTTAGAATTGGGAGCAGATGATCTCCTGTATGCAGATGGGGTTTGTCTGATCGAATGGGCCGATAAAGTTGCTGAGGTCTTGCCCCGTGATCTTATTCAAATCAAAATTGAACATACATCGGAAACAGCACGAACGTTTTATTTCCAGGGGCAGGGGCCGCGTTCAGTCAAAATTGTAACCGCATTGCAACAAGCGAACGATTCCCCAACCGAGTAA
- the dnaE gene encoding DNA polymerase III subunit alpha has translation MSDPRPFAHLHCHTHFSMLDGASRIPEMVSKVKEAGMNSLAITDHGNLYGAMDFYQQCRSQEINPILGLEAYIAPRSRFEKGASRMKEASFHLTLLAQNRKGFENLIKLSSTSYLEGFYYKPRIDKEILEAHSEGLILLTGCAAGELSHHILGEDWEEAEKLCAWYEKVFGDRVYMEIQNAGLEIQRQCLEGTVDLANKMGLPLVASNDAHYVDQKDAFAQDVLLCVSTRSVVSDEKRMKMTGDQFFVRTQDEMYDAFPGLEHAVARTQELADRVDIQMSDKKYYPVFQPPDEMTDTQYLRKLCEERLPLKYGDELTQEHWDRLDLELGVIEQMGYDSYFLIVWDFVQFAESEKIPCTARGSACGAIVAYLLGMSQVCPLKYDLLFERFLDPSRSEPPDIDIDFCRDRRQLVIDYTKQKYGEHSVAQIGTFGTLKAKAAIRDVGRALGVPLARVNEIAKMIPETLGIKLKDALKESPDLQAAYDQDPDIKQLLDLAMQLEGLSRSAGTHAAGVVVADLPLSEVVPLQMITGKTDIITQWDGPTVESVGLLKMDFLGLRNLTILDKAVQNVKKHCNIDIDPHKLPLDDKKTFALLQRGETKGIFQLESGGMRDLLTKMKPDKFEDIIATSALYRPGPLEGGMVMQYVDVKNDRIPIPKVHPVVDEILNETYGVMVYQEQVMRILNRVGGIELSAAYRCIKAISKKKLKTIAEFKDQYISGAKERGVDEQLAVDLFDMIEKFAGYGFNKSHSTAYGGVAYATAYLKAHYPKEFMAALLSCGMESHERINEHVDDCRRMKLEVLPPDINRSDVEFSVDGEKIRFGMGAIKGVGEQALEEVVKEREENGPFTSIFNLCERVDPKTLNKSMLEILIKAGALDSLGGHQAQLMLTVERAVQSAINIHRDRARGQKSLFDDDPVDDEVESSDNALLPEAEEWPRAQKLAAEKEVFGFYLTSHPLAEVGDTLTKYAQHKTNELSEMEDREEVILAGMISSIKNAATKKASKNGHTRYVNFDLEDPHGLVRCIMWPEQFARVGEKVKLEEMVIIKGKIDKRGREPNVVVDQLFTLNDARKQFTDRLAINFKRGVHTRQDMVNVHDILSQFPGQTEVILVVDSVDQEKSDTQLRYVLNPPGNLRVSCSQEFESQLSAVIGESHIHFHTTNKKKSMNGSIGR, from the coding sequence ATGAGCGACCCACGCCCTTTTGCTCATTTGCATTGTCATACGCACTTTAGCATGCTGGATGGCGCCAGCCGCATACCGGAAATGGTAAGCAAAGTCAAAGAAGCCGGTATGAATTCGCTTGCGATCACAGATCATGGCAATTTATACGGAGCCATGGACTTTTATCAGCAATGCCGCAGTCAGGAAATCAACCCCATCTTAGGGTTGGAAGCTTACATTGCACCGCGCAGCCGCTTTGAAAAAGGGGCCTCGCGAATGAAGGAAGCCAGCTTTCATCTGACATTGCTGGCACAAAACCGTAAGGGATTCGAAAATCTGATCAAGCTCTCTTCCACCTCCTATCTCGAAGGCTTTTATTATAAACCTCGCATCGATAAGGAAATCCTGGAAGCACATAGCGAAGGTCTGATTCTGCTTACGGGGTGTGCAGCCGGTGAACTATCGCACCATATTCTTGGTGAAGATTGGGAAGAGGCGGAAAAGCTATGCGCCTGGTATGAGAAAGTATTTGGTGACCGCGTTTATATGGAAATTCAGAATGCGGGTCTGGAAATTCAAAGACAGTGCCTGGAAGGAACCGTCGATCTGGCCAATAAAATGGGCCTGCCCTTAGTCGCTTCTAATGATGCCCATTACGTAGATCAAAAGGATGCTTTCGCGCAAGATGTGCTTTTGTGTGTCAGCACGCGTTCTGTCGTCAGCGATGAAAAACGAATGAAAATGACTGGCGATCAATTTTTCGTCCGTACTCAGGATGAAATGTATGACGCATTTCCAGGTTTGGAACACGCGGTCGCACGCACTCAGGAACTGGCTGATCGAGTCGACATTCAGATGTCTGACAAAAAGTACTATCCGGTCTTTCAACCACCTGACGAAATGACTGACACACAATACTTGCGAAAACTGTGTGAAGAACGCTTACCATTAAAATATGGTGATGAGCTGACGCAGGAACATTGGGATCGCCTCGACCTCGAATTAGGCGTGATCGAACAAATGGGCTACGACAGTTACTTTCTAATTGTATGGGATTTCGTGCAATTTGCAGAAAGTGAAAAAATCCCTTGTACTGCGCGTGGTTCAGCCTGTGGTGCGATTGTGGCATACCTGCTGGGTATGTCACAAGTCTGCCCTCTGAAATATGACTTGCTGTTTGAACGATTCCTTGATCCCAGTCGAAGCGAGCCACCAGATATCGACATCGATTTCTGCCGTGACCGACGCCAGTTGGTCATCGATTATACGAAGCAGAAATACGGCGAGCACAGTGTAGCGCAAATTGGAACATTTGGTACGCTCAAAGCAAAAGCCGCCATTCGAGATGTAGGCCGCGCGCTGGGAGTTCCACTGGCGCGTGTCAATGAAATTGCAAAAATGATTCCGGAAACACTGGGAATCAAACTCAAAGATGCACTGAAGGAAAGTCCTGATCTGCAAGCCGCCTATGATCAGGACCCAGATATTAAACAGCTGCTGGATCTGGCTATGCAACTTGAGGGGTTGAGCCGTAGTGCCGGTACGCATGCCGCGGGAGTCGTAGTCGCCGATTTACCACTGTCCGAAGTAGTTCCACTCCAAATGATCACCGGGAAGACTGATATCATTACTCAGTGGGATGGCCCCACCGTGGAATCAGTGGGCCTGCTCAAAATGGACTTCCTGGGGTTACGCAACCTGACGATCCTCGACAAAGCCGTTCAAAACGTCAAAAAACATTGCAACATCGACATTGATCCACACAAACTTCCGCTGGATGATAAAAAAACATTCGCGTTATTACAGCGGGGAGAAACCAAAGGTATCTTCCAGTTGGAAAGTGGCGGCATGCGCGACTTGCTGACAAAAATGAAGCCGGACAAGTTCGAAGACATTATTGCTACTTCTGCCTTGTATCGCCCCGGTCCGCTGGAAGGGGGCATGGTGATGCAATATGTTGATGTCAAGAATGACCGCATTCCGATTCCGAAAGTACATCCTGTTGTAGATGAAATTCTCAATGAAACCTACGGTGTGATGGTTTACCAGGAACAGGTCATGCGGATCCTGAACCGAGTCGGGGGAATCGAACTTTCTGCTGCGTATCGTTGTATTAAAGCGATTAGCAAGAAAAAACTAAAAACCATCGCCGAATTCAAAGACCAGTACATTAGCGGCGCCAAAGAACGAGGAGTCGATGAACAACTGGCGGTCGATCTGTTTGACATGATCGAAAAATTTGCCGGCTATGGATTTAACAAATCACATTCGACCGCTTATGGAGGCGTGGCCTATGCAACCGCTTACCTCAAAGCACATTATCCGAAGGAGTTCATGGCTGCATTGCTTTCATGTGGTATGGAGAGCCATGAACGGATCAACGAACATGTCGATGATTGCCGTCGCATGAAACTTGAAGTATTGCCGCCTGATATTAATCGATCTGATGTCGAATTTAGTGTGGATGGTGAAAAAATTCGCTTTGGCATGGGTGCGATCAAAGGCGTTGGCGAACAAGCTCTGGAAGAGGTTGTTAAAGAAAGAGAAGAAAACGGACCTTTCACAAGTATTTTTAATCTCTGTGAACGCGTTGATCCTAAAACACTAAATAAAAGTATGCTTGAAATTCTGATCAAAGCGGGCGCACTCGACAGTCTGGGAGGCCATCAGGCTCAGTTGATGCTTACAGTCGAACGCGCTGTGCAATCAGCGATCAATATTCACCGTGATCGGGCCCGCGGACAAAAGAGTCTGTTTGATGATGATCCTGTCGATGATGAAGTTGAATCCAGTGATAACGCATTACTACCAGAAGCGGAAGAGTGGCCGCGAGCCCAGAAACTGGCCGCAGAAAAAGAAGTTTTCGGTTTTTACCTTACATCACATCCATTGGCTGAGGTGGGAGATACCCTTACCAAATATGCACAACATAAGACCAATGAACTGTCTGAAATGGAAGATCGCGAAGAAGTCATCTTAGCAGGTATGATTTCTTCGATTAAAAATGCGGCCACCAAAAAAGCCAGCAAGAACGGTCATACACGTTATGTTAACTTTGACTTGGAAGACCCCCATGGTTTAGTACGTTGCATCATGTGGCCAGAACAATTTGCCCGCGTGGGCGAAAAGGTCAAACTGGAAGAGATGGTAATCATCAAAGGGAAAATTGATAAACGAGGCAGAGAGCCCAATGTGGTTGTCGATCAGCTCTTTACTTTGAATGATGCCCGAAAACAGTTTACAGACCGCTTGGCGATTAACTTCAAACGAGGCGTCCATACCCGCCAGGATATGGTCAATGTGCACGATATTTTATCTCAATTTCCTGGCCAGACTGAAGTCATTCTGGTAGTCGACTCCGTCGATCAGGAAAAATCAGACACACAGTTACGCTACGTCTTGAATCCTCCCGGAAATCTACGTGTTTCCTGTAGTCAGGAGTTTGAATCGCAGCTCTCAGCCGTGATTGGAGAGAGCCACATTCACTTCCATACAACAAACAAGAAAAAAAGCATGAATGGAAGTATTGGCCGGTAG
- a CDS encoding NAD-dependent epimerase/dehydratase family protein, producing the protein MIVESQEKLLVTGGTGLVGSSVIQRARTAGITTVALVRSASKASYLKEVGAEVIEADLTDKKSLDDILRGVTIVVHTAAKVGDWGSIDEYRKTNVVGFGHLLSALQEQSLIKHLIHISSLGVYEARDHYGTDETEPPHASGIDAYTLSKIESEELLKQQSIPFTILRPGFIYGPRDRTVLPRILERLKSGQFAYLGSPEQLMNNTYVEHLVDAIFLAFSNEDAIGQTYNITDVTLASKREFISTIARLAEYKEPNKVVPLPVARNLARILERLWRFLGKKQAPILSQARIKFLGLNLDFSTQKAQSELNYHPSKTFQEAIKETIDWFHQNQKIP; encoded by the coding sequence ATGATTGTAGAATCTCAAGAAAAGCTGTTAGTCACTGGCGGCACAGGGCTTGTTGGCAGTAGTGTCATTCAACGCGCTCGTACTGCAGGTATTACAACTGTCGCACTCGTTCGTTCCGCATCAAAAGCTTCATATCTTAAAGAGGTGGGTGCAGAAGTGATTGAAGCGGATCTCACAGACAAAAAATCGCTGGACGATATACTTCGTGGTGTGACGATTGTCGTCCATACTGCTGCTAAAGTTGGTGACTGGGGCAGTATTGATGAATACCGCAAAACAAATGTTGTCGGATTCGGGCATTTATTGTCTGCACTTCAAGAACAAAGTCTCATCAAACATTTGATTCATATCAGTTCGCTGGGAGTTTACGAGGCGCGCGATCATTACGGCACAGATGAGACAGAACCTCCGCATGCATCTGGCATCGATGCCTACACTCTCAGCAAGATCGAATCAGAAGAACTTCTAAAACAACAATCCATCCCGTTCACGATATTACGACCCGGCTTTATCTATGGCCCGCGTGACCGTACTGTATTACCTCGCATCTTAGAGCGTTTGAAATCAGGGCAGTTTGCTTATCTCGGTTCACCCGAGCAATTAATGAACAATACATACGTAGAACATCTGGTAGATGCTATTTTTCTGGCATTCTCAAACGAAGATGCGATAGGTCAAACATATAACATCACAGATGTAACACTGGCCAGCAAACGAGAATTTATCTCCACCATTGCAAGACTGGCTGAATATAAAGAGCCGAACAAAGTCGTTCCACTCCCGGTTGCACGCAATCTGGCTCGGATTCTGGAACGTCTCTGGAGATTCTTAGGCAAAAAACAGGCACCGATTCTCTCTCAAGCTCGGATTAAATTCCTGGGTCTGAACCTCGATTTCAGCACACAAAAAGCACAATCCGAACTGAACTACCATCCCAGTAAAACCTTTCAGGAAGCAATAAAAGAGACGATTGACTGGTTTCACCAAAATCAAAAAATCCCCTAA
- the bioB gene encoding biotin synthase BioB, with translation MNVQVNSSLSRWQTLADQVLSGYQITRSEGLEILNASDDELLEMLAATFRIRKQYFGKQVQLYYLKNAKSGLCPEDCGYCSQARGSQAEIPKYRMLNEEKLMDGAKAADEAKAGTYCIVASGRGPTDKEVEHVASVVEKIKSTYDLRICCCLGLLNEDQAQRLQQAGVNRINHNLNTSRDYYDKICSTHTYEDRIQTLKVARDAGMELCSGLIVGMGETPEDIVDTTFELRNLEPKSIPVNFLNSIEGTSLEAVDELDPRYCLKALCLFRMANPASEIRIAGGREVNLRSMQAMGLYAANSIFVSDYLTTKGQSADADYEMIADLGFEVIISGHEVEAGSEPPKLAAQSESC, from the coding sequence ATGAATGTTCAGGTTAATTCGTCTCTTTCCCGCTGGCAGACTCTGGCTGACCAGGTTTTGTCCGGTTACCAGATAACCCGCTCCGAAGGTTTGGAAATATTAAATGCGTCTGATGACGAATTATTGGAAATGCTGGCAGCAACTTTTCGGATTCGAAAGCAATATTTCGGGAAACAGGTACAGCTCTATTACCTTAAAAACGCCAAAAGTGGTCTCTGTCCCGAAGATTGTGGTTATTGTTCACAGGCGCGTGGCTCACAAGCAGAGATCCCCAAGTACCGAATGCTGAACGAAGAAAAGTTGATGGATGGAGCCAAAGCCGCTGATGAAGCCAAAGCGGGAACTTACTGCATTGTTGCCAGTGGACGCGGCCCGACTGACAAAGAAGTAGAACACGTGGCTTCCGTCGTTGAGAAAATCAAGTCCACTTATGACTTGCGTATTTGCTGCTGTCTGGGGCTGTTAAACGAAGATCAGGCTCAACGTCTTCAGCAGGCAGGCGTGAATCGCATCAATCATAATCTCAACACCAGCCGCGACTATTATGACAAAATCTGTTCGACACATACCTATGAAGACCGTATACAAACACTAAAAGTCGCCCGTGATGCAGGTATGGAACTCTGTAGTGGACTCATTGTGGGAATGGGCGAAACTCCCGAAGATATCGTCGACACGACATTCGAACTGCGTAATTTGGAGCCTAAGTCAATTCCGGTGAATTTCCTGAACTCGATTGAAGGTACTTCACTCGAAGCAGTCGATGAACTTGATCCTCGCTATTGCCTGAAGGCGCTCTGTCTCTTCAGAATGGCCAACCCGGCCTCAGAAATTCGAATCGCCGGTGGTAGAGAAGTTAATCTGCGTTCTATGCAGGCCATGGGCTTATATGCAGCAAACTCGATATTTGTGAGCGATTATCTTACCACGAAAGGCCAGTCTGCAGATGCGGACTACGAAATGATTGCCGACCTCGGTTTCGAAGTCATCATTTCTGGCCACGAGGTGGAAGCCGGTAGCGAACCTCCCAAACTCGCTGCCCAAAGCGAATCCTGTTAA
- a CDS encoding MFS transporter, with protein sequence MSHAYRCLICLTLTHIIVDASAIVVGPLWGELERVHSLTENSLFIVLTIHALASSLAQPVFGYIRDRYPIKSILWIGPVLGAVMMPMVGPANSVFVLCVALLLGGIGIGSFHPEAAVVAGSLIPERRTRSLSLFMFGGAMGLALGPIICGSIVSIWGLASVWILAPLYSGLILFLYQLGKPPAELFERDRKAPAQSLSQMLEGRVLLALFLFMVCSLRLVPNMAMDKLISFILKNHDASAFEIGMVQSVFLFSASAGMLLMAFRFKSGHEKAFMIGCPLLGIPLMFVLGWEGCPTWLMTLLLIPSGLILWGTSPAMVSYSHQLFPKGGGVASAITMGMAWGGGGMIQAKITSHFVALGIPHKAFHAIIPCLILATIGAVLLPSLTSKTESKTEAIETA encoded by the coding sequence ATGTCTCACGCCTATCGTTGTCTGATTTGTCTCACACTCACGCATATCATTGTTGACGCATCAGCAATCGTCGTGGGACCTTTGTGGGGTGAGCTGGAACGGGTGCATTCCTTAACAGAAAATTCACTGTTCATTGTCTTAACAATTCATGCATTAGCCTCCTCTTTAGCGCAACCTGTATTTGGATACATTCGTGATCGTTATCCCATTAAATCCATCTTGTGGATCGGGCCTGTTTTGGGTGCTGTTATGATGCCTATGGTGGGGCCAGCAAACAGTGTGTTTGTGTTATGTGTCGCACTTTTGCTGGGAGGAATTGGAATCGGTTCCTTTCATCCTGAAGCAGCGGTTGTAGCAGGTTCATTAATTCCAGAACGTCGCACCCGCAGTCTCTCACTGTTTATGTTTGGGGGAGCGATGGGACTGGCTCTAGGGCCCATTATCTGTGGTTCTATTGTTTCGATATGGGGTCTAGCCAGTGTCTGGATACTCGCGCCACTATATTCTGGTCTGATACTATTCCTGTATCAATTGGGAAAGCCGCCAGCGGAACTTTTCGAGCGAGATCGCAAAGCACCCGCACAGTCTCTCTCCCAGATGCTGGAGGGGAGAGTCTTGTTAGCACTGTTTTTGTTCATGGTTTGTTCTTTACGCCTGGTGCCGAACATGGCGATGGATAAGTTGATTTCATTCATACTCAAAAATCATGATGCGTCGGCATTTGAGATCGGCATGGTCCAATCAGTGTTCCTGTTTTCTGCCAGCGCAGGAATGCTGTTAATGGCGTTTCGTTTCAAGTCGGGGCATGAAAAAGCCTTCATGATAGGATGTCCGCTGTTGGGGATTCCCTTGATGTTTGTACTTGGCTGGGAAGGTTGTCCTACCTGGTTGATGACCCTGCTCTTAATTCCCAGTGGTCTGATTTTATGGGGGACCAGTCCGGCGATGGTTTCCTATTCCCATCAACTGTTTCCTAAGGGAGGCGGTGTGGCATCAGCAATTACAATGGGAATGGCCTGGGGGGGAGGCGGTATGATTCAAGCAAAGATTACGAGTCATTTTGTGGCGTTGGGGATTCCCCATAAAGCGTTTCATGCCATTATCCCTTGTCTTATCCTGGCGACGATCGGTGCGGTGCTATTACCTTCTCTGACCTCAAAAACGGAATCAAAAACCGAAGCCATCGAGACGGCTTGA
- a CDS encoding terpene cyclase/mutase family protein, with product MNSGRLRASDLTGSTADGHQTPTFKIFPSTEAAPFDHPENLLKGIARSRDYLLSLQHDDGYWVGELEGDSILESEYILLLAFLGKQNSEDAIQAANHLMDTQMPEGGWNMYPEGPIEISASVKAYFALKLTGHSPEADYMQRACSAILAAGGVEAVNSFTRYYLALLGVIPYAACPAVPPELMLIPRWMPFNIFEMSAWSRTILVPLSILWAYRPSISLAPEQGITELFTGNPGEYPKFMPKSEALDSLKQKTWINWHRVFQFVDQGIKVIENWGIKPLRNKAVNKAHQWMKARFELSDGLGAIFPPIIWTVIALKCLGEEETSPDIQRALRELKKLQIREGDRIRLQPCKSPVWDTALSTIALREAGVSNRHPAIRKCVTWLLSQEAKQPGDWINSSQSKTPGGWYFEFNNEFYPDVDDTAMVIMALRRCMPKTLKNDRWLTDFLVTPEWNPYDENTNTEAIITGRSESREQAYADLDLLQPMISAIQRGVHWILGMQNKDGGWGAFDRDNNRELFTQVPFADHNAMVDPSTADLTARVLEAFADVQLPIGHPASQSAIEYVWSEQEEDHCWYGRWGVNYLYGTWQAITGLTQIGIPEDDPRIVRAVGWIKSKQQPSGGWGETADSYADPSLRGQGTVTPSQTAWALMGLMAAGEIDSAAVRRGIHFLIDAQNEDGNWDEEPFTGTGFPKVFYLKYHLYRTYFPLMALARFERLRR from the coding sequence ATGAATTCAGGCAGACTAAGAGCCAGCGACCTTACCGGTAGCACGGCGGACGGCCACCAAACGCCCACCTTCAAAATTTTTCCCAGTACGGAAGCCGCTCCTTTTGATCACCCAGAAAATCTGCTGAAAGGTATTGCGCGATCTCGAGACTATCTCCTTTCACTACAACATGATGATGGATATTGGGTCGGAGAATTGGAAGGTGACTCGATCCTGGAATCGGAATACATTCTACTCTTGGCGTTTCTGGGAAAACAAAACTCTGAGGATGCAATACAAGCTGCAAACCATTTGATGGATACACAAATGCCTGAAGGCGGTTGGAACATGTATCCGGAAGGTCCCATCGAAATCAGTGCTTCGGTCAAAGCCTATTTTGCACTCAAGCTGACAGGACATTCGCCAGAAGCAGATTATATGCAACGTGCCTGCAGCGCGATCCTTGCAGCGGGAGGAGTCGAAGCCGTCAATAGTTTTACCCGCTATTATCTCGCTTTGCTGGGAGTGATTCCCTATGCAGCATGCCCGGCAGTCCCACCAGAACTGATGCTGATTCCACGTTGGATGCCTTTTAATATTTTTGAGATGTCGGCCTGGTCACGCACGATTCTGGTCCCGCTTAGTATTCTATGGGCTTATCGTCCTTCGATTTCACTCGCACCAGAGCAGGGGATTACCGAGTTGTTTACAGGTAATCCTGGAGAATATCCAAAGTTCATGCCAAAGTCGGAAGCCCTCGATTCGCTCAAACAAAAAACCTGGATCAACTGGCATCGGGTATTCCAGTTCGTAGATCAGGGAATCAAAGTTATAGAAAATTGGGGAATCAAACCACTTCGCAACAAAGCCGTCAACAAAGCCCATCAATGGATGAAGGCCCGTTTCGAATTGAGCGATGGACTGGGCGCGATTTTTCCGCCTATTATCTGGACTGTGATTGCGTTGAAATGCCTGGGAGAAGAAGAGACCAGTCCTGATATCCAGCGTGCATTACGCGAGTTGAAAAAACTACAGATTCGCGAGGGAGATCGCATCCGCCTGCAACCCTGCAAATCCCCTGTCTGGGATACTGCTCTCAGTACCATCGCCTTGCGGGAAGCGGGAGTTTCTAATCGACATCCAGCAATTCGAAAATGTGTTACATGGTTGCTTTCTCAGGAAGCCAAACAACCGGGAGACTGGATTAACTCCAGCCAATCAAAAACTCCCGGTGGTTGGTATTTTGAATTTAATAATGAGTTTTACCCCGATGTGGATGATACAGCCATGGTCATCATGGCACTCCGCCGCTGTATGCCTAAAACATTAAAGAATGATCGTTGGCTGACCGACTTTCTGGTAACACCGGAATGGAATCCCTATGACGAAAATACAAACACCGAAGCCATTATTACCGGGCGAAGTGAGTCCCGGGAGCAAGCCTACGCTGATCTGGATCTCTTACAGCCAATGATTAGTGCCATCCAACGTGGGGTCCACTGGATTTTGGGTATGCAAAATAAAGATGGAGGCTGGGGGGCTTTTGATCGCGATAATAACCGGGAATTGTTCACACAGGTTCCTTTCGCTGACCATAATGCAATGGTCGATCCCAGTACCGCCGATCTAACGGCGCGTGTTCTGGAAGCCTTTGCTGATGTTCAACTCCCCATCGGACACCCTGCCTCTCAAAGCGCGATCGAATATGTATGGAGCGAACAGGAAGAGGACCATTGCTGGTATGGCCGCTGGGGTGTCAATTATTTATATGGAACCTGGCAAGCCATTACAGGACTGACTCAAATAGGAATTCCTGAAGATGACCCTCGGATCGTCCGTGCTGTGGGATGGATCAAGTCAAAACAGCAACCATCGGGTGGCTGGGGTGAAACAGCAGACAGCTATGCAGACCCTTCCTTACGCGGGCAGGGAACTGTCACGCCTTCACAGACTGCCTGGGCTTTAATGGGATTAATGGCAGCCGGTGAAATTGATTCCGCGGCGGTAAGACGTGGCATCCACTTTTTAATCGATGCGCAAAATGAAGATGGAAACTGGGACGAAGAACCATTTACAGGAACCGGATTTCCCAAAGTGTTCTATCTCAAATATCACCTCTATCGCACTTACTTTCCTTTGATGGCACTGGCTCGATTCGAGCGTTTACGACGCTGA